The Gloeocapsopsis sp. IPPAS B-1203 genomic interval GTTAATTCGGGGTGTTCGTGTTTGCGCTTTGCTTGTCTACCAAGGTAAGAATAAACCTTTTGTTCGGCGTTATCCCGAATTGTACAAGTGTTATAAAGTACCAAGTCTGCTTGATTTGGGTCTTCTGACCACTGAAAGCCCATATCTTCTAGGATACCAGCCATCCGTTCTGAGTCGGCTTTGTTCATCTGGCAACCAAAAGTAGTGATGTGGTAGCGGCGGTTAAAAGTGGTCATTGCGATCTACAGGTGACAATAGAATACAGCATCCAAATTTCAATTATAGATTTTTGTTGGCAGCAGTTGAGAAGGCTTAGCTCGTTGCAACCATCTCAAATCATACTAATCAGGCTTTACTGCTTACGTTTTAGGTTTTGGTAGTTGCTTGAAAATTATTAATCAATGCTTAGGGTAGAGTTCTTTTAAGATCATTAGGTGAAAAGTCAAAATTTAAGTCATTCATAATTATTGATTGAGATATGGATGGGTATCAAAAGTTTGAGAATAGACAATATGAACTCATACGAGCTAGCGATATTATTCATGATGGAATTTGGCTAGAGCTTTGGGGTCGAACTAACGGAGTATGTGATGAGGTATTAACCTTTCTCTATTCAGATTCTAGTAATTATGTAACAAGACTTGACAAGAGGATTTTGAGGGGTAAATAAATATAAATCTTCAACGTTAGAGATCAACTAATGGTCTTAAAATTGAGCTAAGAGCAATAGGTTACATCCTAATATTGGTAAAAAACAGAACGGCAAGTTTAGAATTAAGCGACTTGCCCGTAAGACTAGTTGCTTTTCTAAATCAAAGTTGAGGCGCAACCCAATAATTGGACTATTCATCAATTGCTCTAAGTTTGAACTACCAATTTAACAATTATCAATAATTTAACACCACCAAAAACTATAGCATAAGTTGACTTTCAAAAAAAATTAACATACAGGAAGGAATGATTATTTATGTTCACAAAAATGATTGTTTTTTCTATTAGTGTCTTTGGTCTAGGCTTGGTTTTTAATCATGGTATTCAAGAGTTAATACCGAGCGTACAAGCTCATAAAATAGAAGATAAAACTGCGGAGCAATTTGTCTGCACCCCAAGTAACTTGAGCGGTAACTATGGCGTATCTGCTGATGGAGTGGTACTTGAGTCTAGCTTGCCTTTTATCCCTGTAGGTCCTGTTGCTTCTATTGGAAGACTCACTGTTAAAGGTAATAGCATTTTCGTGACTCTACAAGATAACCTTAATGGAAATGTTACGCCCTTTTTAGAATATACAGGTTCATTTGCAGTTAATCGAGATTGTACTGGGACGTTTGCAACAGTGAGTCAATTAAATTCCTCTCTTACAGCACAATATACATTTGTAGTTGTCAATCGAGGAAAAGAAATTCAATTTTTGCGAACTGGAGGGTCATCAGGAGTCAAAACCGTTATACGTGGTGTTGCTAAAAAACAGTAGTAGCACCCACTAGATTTGGCTGAGTTACAGTTGTCGCGATCGCAACGCAGAAACCCTGCATCACAACGATGAGTACTTGGGTTGAATTTGATAGTTCCTTCGTTCTTCTTTACTATGATCGTATTTCAGACAACCAAAGGCGATCGCACATCTCAATTTTGCTATGTGGCGATCGCCCCTTCACTTCAAGTATTCCCTGCGATCGCGCCTCTATCCTTATGGCGTTCCCTCATAATTTTAAGTAAGCGATTGCCCTTTCTCATCGAATTAATACACAGAGCGAACGCTAACTCAGTTGAGAGAAAATGTTGGTTATTGAGATTTTGAGGTAATGTTTGGATGCAAAACATCAAGATTATTGTTGAAAAGTACTCTGATGGTTATGTCGCTTACCCACTTGGTATTGAAGGAGTTGTGATTGGTGAGGGTAATAGTTACGAAGAAGCTTTGTCAGATGTAAAATCAACCATTAGTTTCCACATTGAAACCTTTGGTATAGGGGTTCTGGAGCCAGAATCTCCTGTCTTAGAAGTTTTTGTGGCTGAGGCAAGCATGTAATGCCTAAGTTTCCAGTTGATGCTCCTAAAGCAAAAGTTGTTAGAGCACTTGAGCTACTTGGGTTTCAGATTGTCAGAGAACAGGAGCATATCTCAATGATTAGAGAACAACGATGGCTCTCGAACTCCTCTAACACTACCGAATCACGAGCGCATTAAGGGAGCAACTCTACGAACTATTTGCACTCAGTCAGGTATTTCTAGAGATGACTTCTTAAACGCATATGAGCAAAGCTGAGCTTAATAAAGTACGATGGGTGGAATTATTACTCTATTATTTTTACTGAGGAGCTAGCTATACAAACGCGATCGCTTTTCGATACTTCTTAACACAATCGCCTCTTCACCTCAAGTCTTAGGTGCGATCGCACTCACCTTTCCAACAGACACAAAAGCGATCGCAATTTTGCCTCAAAGGAATTGTTGAGAAGTAAGGTGGACACTGCTCACCCTAACCGACTCTTGCTTTTTGCTACAGATCCCAAAGAATTGAGACAGGTATCTCAGCAAATCCCTTACCTCAACTGTGACAAAGGAATACTTACAGCTTGCCCATATTCTTTTTTAATCTTGAGATTACTTAGAAGACAACAATGTCACTCTGGGTAATGCTAGGTGCGCCCGTTAGTGTCGCTATCTGAATTTGCCCAGCCCCACCTTTACCATCTATGTCAAAGAACAGCGCCCTATTAGATTTGTTGTAGATGAACCTGTCAGAGGCATCCTGGGCTGATGAACCAAGTCTGAACTGGTCAGCCGTAATAGCACCCGCAGTTAGCCCGCCGCCAAAGCCAATACCAAAGACTTCGATAGTATCATCAACAGCTTTAAAGTCTTTAATGATGTCAATACCTTCATTTGGGGCATTGAATTCAAACCTATCCTTACCAGCACCGCCAGTCAGCGTGTCATTACCAGCACCGCCAACCAAGAGATCGTTTTCCGATCCACCGTTCAAGGAATCTTTGCTCCCACCTCCAAACAGATAATCGTTGCCTGATTCACCAAACAGTGAGTTATTGTTATTCTGGTCTCCATACAAGTAATCGTTGCCGCCATTTCCATGTAACTCGGATTTAACCTGGGTTGGTATTATATCGGCAGATATCACATTATCTTGACTATTCCCAAAACCACGAATAACTGGCGAGGCATAATCTGCTAAAGCCCTGACCTGAAGTTCTTCAACATTGTCAGGCAAGGTAAAGGAGGAAACGTAGGATACGACCTTGTCAAATCCCTCGTTGGGCGACTCTACAATCGACACATACTCAGAGGACACTCCCTGACCCACAGCATATGTGTCATTGTCTCGACCACCAAAAGCTGCCGCGCTAAGATCTATTGGGTTCGTTAGAGGCACTGTCGGATTACCTAGTTGGATGTAATCGTTGCCCTCTTCTCCATAAATCGTATACG includes:
- a CDS encoding IS1 family transposase, with the translated sequence MGKKQNGKFRIKRLARKTSCFSKSKLRRNPIIGLFINCSKFELPI
- a CDS encoding calcium-binding protein, encoding MVTIKGQNGDDLNLRGTEQSDIIYGDPAFGSGTDYIFGLGGDDNISGVGGTDYINGGFGNDTIHGDEGDDNLYGNEDNDTLYGDIGSDHLFGGSGDDELRGGYGDDFVYGGDGNDVIYEYDGANTLEGNGGRDVFYLNNLVNQPPNAALVKGGTENDSVYAYSGSYTIYGEEGNDYIQLGNPTVPLTNPIDLSAAAFGGRDNDTYAVGQGVSSEYVSIVESPNEGFDKVVSYVSSFTLPDNVEELQVRALADYASPVIRGFGNSQDNVISADIIPTQVKSELHGNGGNDYLYGDQNNNNSLFGESGNDYLFGGGSKDSLNGGSENDLLVGGAGNDTLTGGAGKDRFEFNAPNEGIDIIKDFKAVDDTIEVFGIGFGGGLTAGAITADQFRLGSSAQDASDRFIYNKSNRALFFDIDGKGGAGQIQIATLTGAPSITQSDIVVF